ACTGGAAAAATGCAAAGACAAAATTGTTAAACTTAGAACAGGAAGCAGCAGAGAAACATTCTGCATAAGACTAAACCTTTTCATTTATCTCCATTCCAAGAAAGTTCCAATCCTTCCTCATCTTTGCCATTCTGGACAGAAATAAGCCGTTGCCTGTAATTTTATGCTTTCAACTGTGAGAACTAAAAACTAATTGTGTCCTTAAATGCTACACAACAGCGTGGGTTTCGATATGTTAGCTAAAGCTAATGAAATggaaaataaaactaaaagtttatttatttacataagGTGGTTGAAGTACACTTGTTCTTGTTGTTGAAAGTCTAGCACAAACATCGTGTGTATTAAACTATAAGGCTCATTTGCAGATTATAAATAGAGAAACTACGGGGTTTAAGCTTCCTTCATGAGTATGGGGGAACCAGTGGATTCATTGCTCACAAATAGGAAACTACAATAGTATTTGAAAGACTAAATTAGAGTCCCTCCAGACAAATTTCCTCGGGAAAATTTTCATGTTCCATTGTAAATATGGAGTTGTTATTGGCGTAATCAAATGACTATGCACATTCAAACCCAAATAGTCTGATAGATTTATAGAAAGATTGAATCAGGGAAAGAGAGATTTACCACTTCCTACGTCAACAACAAGAGGTAGGGTCGTATTGGCATATATAGCATCccaattcaactcaaatgggTATGACTGCACAAACACCAAACACTCAATTAGTTCTGAAGCTAATACACATCTATTGGTAAGCATACTTTATATATTAGTTGGCACGTTCAAAGTCAAGTTCAATGGTTAGAACCACTTTAATTGAATATGAAAGTACTTAGAGCacaggaaaaggaaaaaaaacatgaAACGTATGTCATGCAGTTATCCAGAAAAGGAGCCGGGGTGAGGGGAAGTAGGTTAGTAGTTCCTTCATGAGGAATTAAGACTCCGACACCTTGCATTGCTACTCTACTCAAGTAAATATTTCCCAACATATATAGTTCCGCCACCCCAGCTAGTATGCTTCACTTCACAAAGGAATcgtcatattttttttagtacATAACATGTGGCCAATGTTGCAAACATTGGTCAAGATGTGAATGGGAGGGGCTAttgataacaacaacatacctaatgtaatcccacaagtggtgTTTGGAGAGGCTAgcgtgtacgcagaccttatcccTACCTCGTAGAGATAGAGAGACTATTTTCGATAGACCCTCGACTTAGAAAGCATAACAAAGCTGTTCGAAAAATGGATGGGAGGGGCAATTAATGAGCTTATTTATTGTGGTATCAGTTCCTATTGAATGAAATACTTGTCCTTATTCATGTGTCTACCTCCTTTTCTCTATTAATACGATGTCTGTTTCTATCTAGAGAACTTGAGGAAGCTGGATCCAAGACAAGTGGGTTGGTTGTTAACGATGTGTATCAggattttaaaaatttctttaaCACAGCATGTTGAGTTAGAAAAGGCTTACTCTATCTAGTGCCAAGAGCCCATGAAGCTTTCTCCCTTTCAGAAACTCCCAGACAATGGAAGCGTTTTCAATCATATCAGCTGTTACATGGCTTGATTTCCCAACAAATGTCTCACATGCCTGTTTGCCGACCATGATAAGATCACAGTTCATTTTACTAAGATTATAAAGCATCACAGCTAATTTGGATGCTCCAACAGATTCTTGTTGTGATGAGCTGAACTTTAAAGCTCCAATCCACAAAATTTTCTGAAAAAcaatgaaagtatacttctctGAGCATATATTGTTTCCACAGAATAGATTgtaccaaaaaaaaatcatcatctTAAGTTATATCATAAGATCACAGAAATTTCCACACCAATTTCATAGATGCAAATCATAGGTTAAACCTACCATTGCAATCATGACGAGATATCCTATGAACTCATGGAACTAGTCAAAGAAGACCAAAGGATGACCTCAAAATTGAGCAAGCACTTTTAAATCTAACCTTCAGCAGAAGGAACTTCAGTGATTACCTTGCATCTTGAAAGCACGGACATCATTCCCTCCAATGTGTTAGGTCCAACATCTACAGGTTTCCATCCTAAGGAAAAACAATTGAAATCCTTAAATATCTTAGAAACTATCATCCCTATGGTAAATACTAGAGAGATATTCTCAAACTTTCAGAAACAAAAGTAGCTTGAGCTCACACAAATGGAGTTTCCTAAATAAGGACCAAAATTGCCAGAGAGGAATAAGAATTTATCATTCACCAATGTAcggtactccctccgtttcaatttttTCGTCTTACTTTCCTTGTTCgtccatttaaaaaagaattgtcTCTTTCCTATTATggcaactctttaattctaacttaccacctgacatgtttaagatcactagattaaagggcattttggtacattctacatatatttaatttatgacCATAAGATTCAAAActcttctttactttcttaaactccgtgtcaagtcaaaaccagACAAACTAATTGAAACAGAGGAAGtatatattttcaattttttaattgttCAGCAATTTCTTGTCCATTTAGTCCTTAATCTAGCAAATGAAACAATGCAGACCTTGGGCCTAGGCTGAAGATTTAAGAGATTTAACTTTACCATCCATGATATGATTAGCAGGAAAAATCTTCATCTGCGACGGATAGTAATTATTGAGGCACCAAAAGTCTTTTGGTACTATGATTTTTACTCCTCTTGCCTTTGCAGCCTCAACTAGCACATGGGCTGCCTCTAGTGATTCTTGTTCCACCAAATCCATAGGAACAGGTAATCCAAAAGCATGCATTATTTGAAATGCAGCATCTCCAACAAACACTAAGCCGTCACATCTAGATGCCAAAAATTGCAAGGCTGCTGCTTTCCCAGCGAGATTAGCTCCACCGACCTGCATTGCATCTCAAATTATCACTTGCGATACGTGAACCAAAAAAGTCCGTTTCTCATTTTATCAAGAATCTGACAAATACTTGAAAAAGATTATCGGATGCATACTATTGCAAAATAGGGCCTTTTATTCATCTCGATTATCTTCTTCAGTTGAGACATTCCCTCGTCAAAGTGAAATCCCGCAATGGACGCATAGCAGAATCCGGTAATACCAACATTTGACGCAAGAATCTTATGTGATTGAAAAAATGCATCATTAACAAAGATATCCACACCAGATGATAGGCGTCGTGCAAACTCCGAACAATTGGCTTGCTCCTGCTTAAACTGAGAAAGGTTCTCAAGAAGAAGGATGTCAGATTTATGTCTGTCTTCCATCAGGGACTGCTCAAAACCAGAACCAAGCTCCACTGGTATGACTTTTAG
This DNA window, taken from Solanum dulcamara chromosome 3, daSolDulc1.2, whole genome shotgun sequence, encodes the following:
- the LOC129882023 gene encoding phosphoglycerate kinase, cytosolic-like isoform X1, which gives rise to MSQVLDFFLGYSLPRISNFHNGCKKFQDLRKIRLRLSYGKCSAVQECKKIQFLQQALNLELADYADLHSIREELISAESCDGRDSDILPHVQTLRNFPEEELFGKVVMVRLDLTILLREQKKQQSPAARVVSTIKYLYKAGAKLILISSWSLRADSQLLKLEYVAEFLSSELELKVIPVELGSGFEQSLMEDRHKSDILLLENLSQFKQEQANCSEFARRLSSGVDIFVNDAFFQSHKILASNVGITGFCYASIAGFHFDEGMSQLKKIIEMNKRPYFAIVGGANLAGKAAALQFLASRCDGLVFVGDAAFQIMHAFGLPVPMDLVEQESLEAAHVLVEAAKARGVKIIVPKDFWCLNNYYPSQMKIFPANHIMDGWKPVDVGPNTLEGMMSVLSRCKKILWIGALKFSSSQQESVGASKLAVMLYNLSKMNCDLIMVGKQACETFVGKSSHVTADMIENASIVWEFLKGRKLHGLLALDRSYPFELNWDAIYANTTLPLVVDVGSGNGLFLSRMAKMRKDWNFLGMEINEKLVSRCLDHVSQSGMTNEYFIATNATSTFRYIVSSYPGDLMLVSIQCPNPDFNKTEHRWRMVQRSLVEAIADLLASDGKVFLQSDVKEVVARMKEEFMKYGKGKLTVVPHLEDSTSFRDGWLKENPFGIRSDWEQHVIDREAPMYRLLLLKSSPSG
- the LOC129882023 gene encoding phosphoglycerate kinase, cytosolic-like isoform X2, translating into MVRLDLTILLREQKKQQSPAARVVSTIKYLYKAGAKLILISSWSLRADSQLLKLEYVAEFLSSELELKVIPVELGSGFEQSLMEDRHKSDILLLENLSQFKQEQANCSEFARRLSSGVDIFVNDAFFQSHKILASNVGITGFCYASIAGFHFDEGMSQLKKIIEMNKRPYFAIVGGANLAGKAAALQFLASRCDGLVFVGDAAFQIMHAFGLPVPMDLVEQESLEAAHVLVEAAKARGVKIIVPKDFWCLNNYYPSQMKIFPANHIMDGWKPVDVGPNTLEGMMSVLSRCKKILWIGALKFSSSQQESVGASKLAVMLYNLSKMNCDLIMVGKQACETFVGKSSHVTADMIENASIVWEFLKGRKLHGLLALDRSYPFELNWDAIYANTTLPLVVDVGSGNGLFLSRMAKMRKDWNFLGMEINEKLVSRCLDHVSQSGMTNEYFIATNATSTFRYIVSSYPGDLMLVSIQCPNPDFNKTEHRWRMVQRSLVEAIADLLASDGKVFLQSDVKEVVARMKEEFMKYGKGKLTVVPHLEDSTSFRDGWLKENPFGIRSDWEQHVIDREAPMYRLLLLKSSPSG